One region of Budorcas taxicolor isolate Tak-1 chromosome 3, Takin1.1, whole genome shotgun sequence genomic DNA includes:
- the UBE2Q1 gene encoding ubiquitin-conjugating enzyme E2 Q1, with amino-acid sequence MQQPQPQGQQQPGPGQQLGGQGAAPGAGGGPGGGPGPGPCLRRELKLLESIFHRGHERFRIASACLDELSCEFLLAGAGGAGAGAAPGPHLPPRGSVPGDPVRIHCNITESYPAVPPIWSVESDDPNLAAVLERLVDIKKGNTLLLQHLKRIISDLCKLYNLPQHPDVEMLDQPLPAEQCTQEDVSSEDEDEEMPEDTEDLDHYEMKEEEPAEGKKSEDDGIGKENLAILEKIKKNQRQDYLNGAVSGSVQATDRLMKELRDIYRSQSFKGGNYAVELVNDSLYDWNVKLLKVDQDSALHNDLQILKEKEGADFILLNFSFKDNFPFDPPFVRVVSPVLSGGYVLGGGAICMELLTKQGWSSAYSIESVIMQISATLVKGKARVQFGANKSQYSLTRAQQSYKSLVQIHEKNGWYTPPKEDG; translated from the exons ATGCAGCAGCCGCAGCCGCAGGGGCAGCAGCAGCCGGGGCCGGGGCAGCAGCTGGGGGGCCAGGGGGCGGcgccgggggccgggggcggcCCGGGGGGGGGCCCGGGGCCGGGGCCCTGCCTGAGGCGGGAGCTGAAGCTGCTCGAGTCCATCTTCCACCGCGGCCACGAGCGCTTCCGCATTGCCAGCGCCTGCCTGGACGAGCTGAGCTGCGAGTTCCTGCTGGCTGGGGCCggaggggccggggcgggggccgcGCCCGGACCGCATCTACCCCCACGGGGGTCGGTGCCTGGGGATCCCGTCCGCATCCACTGCAACATCACG GAGTCATACCCTGCGGTGCCCCCCATCTGGTCAGTGGAGTCCGATGACCCTAACTTGGCTGCTGTCTTGGAGAGGCTGGTGGACATAAAGAAAGGGAATACTCTG CTACTGCAGCATCTGAAGAGGATCATCTCCGACCTGTGTAAACTCTATAACCTCCCTCAGCATCCAGATGTGGAGATGCTGGATCAGCCCTTGCCAGCCGAGCAG TGTACACAGGAAGACGTGTcttcagaagatgaagatgaagAGATGCCTGAG GACACAGAAGACCTAGATCACTATGAAATGAAAGAAGAAGAGCCAGCGGAGGGCAAGAAATCTGAAGATGATGGCATCGGAAAAGAAAACTTGGCCATactagagaaaattaaaaagaaccaGAGGCAAGATTACTTAAAT GGTGCGGTATCTGGCTCGGTGCAGGCTACTGACCGGCTGATGAAGGAGCTCAGGGATATATACCGATCACAGAGTTTCAAAGGTG GAAACTACGCAGTCGAACTCGTGAATGACAGTCTGTATGATTGGAATGTCAAACTCCTCAA AGTTGACCAGGACAGCGCTTTGCACAACGATCTCCAGATcctcaaagagaaagaaggagccGACTTCATCCTgcttaacttttcttttaaa GATAACTTTCCCTTTGACCCGCCGTTTGTCAGGGTTGTGTCTCCAGTCCTCTCTGGAGG GTACGTTCTGGGCGGAGGTGCCATCTGCATGGAACTTCTCACCAAGCAG GGCTGGAGCAGTGCCTACTCGATAGAGTCAGTGATCATGCAGATCAGTGCCACACTGGTGAAGGGGAAAGCCCGAGTGCAGTTTGGAGCCAACAAA TCTCAGTACAGTCTGACAAGAGCACAGCAGTCCTACAAGTCCTTGGTGCAGATCCACGAAAAAAACG GCTGGTACACACCCCCGAAGGAAGATGGCTAA